Proteins found in one Nitrosopumilus maritimus SCM1 genomic segment:
- the pheT gene encoding phenylalanine--tRNA ligase subunit beta: MPVVELSYSSLQKLIGKASKKQIADFLPFLGLDIESEDKDLVRIEYSPNRPDYSTDFGIALGMQGLLGIKTGAIKLKIKKSKQYSVSVKPDVVKVRPFVTGIVAKNGKIDDKTIKQLMAMQEDLHFGIGRKRKKSSIGIHDLDKIQFPLVYTTTDRKHKFIPLNSEKELSITEILDTTEVGKDYGSLLTNFSKMPVIIDANQNTVSFPPIINAAVTTVTTKTKNLFVEVTGINKDDAEDMLSVVATILQSAGFSLETVTISGAKNTTPKLAERKMTVSPSLINQTLGLDLKTPKIISSLKKSRLDAVSKGKNIVCTIPAYRFDIFGPMDLVEEVALGYGIQNLEPTLSPSQTLGQTNPVSLELKSLNQTMIGLGYLEALNSSLTSKRVLYEMANREPKTIISVLDSKSQEHTILRDSILPGLLENLSKNIHESYPQKLFETGTVFSAGNPISETINLSGISAHQDANFTEIKSVLQSALKTGFDLEIQTKTTQHPTFEKGHCADVIINGKPVGVIGEINSKIIENYKIRVPVVGFEISLSESILKSL, encoded by the coding sequence ATGCCAGTAGTAGAGTTATCCTATTCTAGTCTTCAGAAACTAATTGGAAAGGCTTCGAAAAAACAGATTGCAGATTTTTTGCCTTTTCTGGGATTAGACATTGAATCTGAAGACAAGGATCTTGTCAGAATAGAGTACAGTCCAAACAGACCTGACTATTCTACTGACTTTGGAATTGCACTTGGCATGCAAGGACTATTGGGAATCAAGACTGGTGCAATCAAACTAAAAATCAAAAAATCAAAACAATACTCTGTATCTGTAAAGCCAGATGTTGTCAAAGTAAGACCATTTGTGACTGGAATTGTTGCAAAAAACGGCAAAATTGATGATAAAACAATCAAGCAACTCATGGCAATGCAAGAGGACCTTCACTTTGGTATTGGAAGAAAGAGAAAAAAATCCTCAATTGGAATTCATGATTTAGATAAAATTCAATTCCCTCTAGTATACACCACTACTGATAGAAAACACAAGTTCATTCCACTAAACTCTGAGAAAGAACTATCCATTACTGAAATACTAGATACTACAGAAGTTGGAAAAGACTATGGCAGCTTGCTTACAAATTTCTCAAAGATGCCAGTAATTATTGATGCAAATCAAAACACTGTATCCTTTCCACCAATAATCAATGCTGCTGTAACTACAGTAACTACAAAGACAAAGAATCTATTTGTTGAAGTAACTGGAATAAACAAAGATGATGCTGAAGACATGTTATCTGTTGTTGCAACAATTTTGCAAAGTGCAGGATTCTCTTTGGAGACTGTAACAATCTCTGGTGCAAAAAACACTACTCCAAAACTTGCTGAAAGAAAGATGACTGTCAGTCCATCACTAATCAATCAAACACTTGGACTGGATCTTAAGACTCCAAAAATCATCTCATCTTTGAAAAAATCGAGGCTAGATGCTGTATCCAAAGGCAAGAATATTGTCTGTACAATTCCTGCATATCGTTTTGATATCTTTGGTCCAATGGACTTGGTAGAAGAAGTTGCACTAGGATATGGAATTCAAAATCTAGAACCAACACTTTCTCCATCACAAACACTTGGACAAACAAACCCTGTCTCCCTAGAACTAAAGTCACTTAATCAAACAATGATTGGATTAGGATATCTCGAAGCACTCAACTCTAGCTTGACTAGCAAAAGAGTTCTTTATGAAATGGCAAATAGAGAACCTAAAACAATCATCTCTGTACTTGATTCAAAAAGTCAAGAGCACACAATCTTACGTGATTCAATTTTGCCTGGATTACTAGAGAATCTCTCAAAGAACATTCACGAATCATATCCTCAGAAATTATTTGAGACTGGAACTGTATTTTCTGCAGGCAATCCAATTTCTGAAACCATTAATCTATCAGGAATTAGTGCACACCAGGACGCAAACTTTACTGAAATCAAATCTGTCTTGCAATCAGCTCTCAAAACTGGTTTTGATTTAGAGATTCAAACTAAAACCACTCAACATCCAACATTTGAAAAAGGACATTGTGCAGATGTGATAATTAACGGAAAACCAGTTGGTGTCATTGGAGAAATTAATTCTAAAATCATTGAAAATTATAAAATCCGTGTACCCGTAGTTGGTTTTGAAATATCTCTATCTGAGTCTATTCTCAAATCTCTTTAG
- a CDS encoding Lrp/AsnC ligand binding domain-containing protein yields MATAYVLINCELGSEEAIITQLKGLEGVKEVHGTFGAYDILAKIESDTVEKLRETITWKIRKIEKIRSTLTLMGIEGQT; encoded by the coding sequence ATGGCAACAGCTTATGTGTTAATCAACTGTGAACTAGGTTCAGAAGAGGCAATTATTACTCAACTAAAGGGCCTAGAAGGTGTCAAAGAAGTTCATGGAACTTTTGGTGCATATGATATTTTGGCCAAGATCGAGTCTGATACTGTTGAAAAACTTAGAGAGACAATTACTTGGAAGATCAGAAAAATTGAAAAGATTCGTTCAACTCTAACCCTGATGGGTATTGAAGGTCAAACATAA
- a CDS encoding tryptophan--tRNA ligase yields MSADDFVVTPWHVEGDIDYDKLIKQFGTQKISPELLARIQKITGEDHFMLRRGIFFSHREMNRILDDYEKGNKFFLYTGRGPSGHTHIGHLVPWVFAKWLQEKFDVNMYFQLTDDEKFFSKPNLTLEETKNFAYENALDFIALGFKPEKTKIIINTRNIQTLYPIAAQVAKKINFSNTKATFGFTNETNLGMIFYTSLQSAPCFIEDKPVLIPLGVDQDPHFRLTRDIAPKIGKEKPALIHNIMIPALEGPGGKMSASDENGTVYTTDAPNVVKKKINKYAFSGGQPDLEQHRKLGGNPDIDVSYQYLRIFFEPDDNKLKSIYEDYKSGKLLSGELKAILIEKMNEFLAVHQENREKAKDKIDEFLFENK; encoded by the coding sequence ATGTCAGCTGACGATTTTGTTGTGACTCCTTGGCACGTAGAAGGAGATATCGATTATGACAAGTTAATCAAGCAATTTGGCACTCAAAAGATTTCTCCAGAACTGCTAGCACGAATCCAAAAAATTACTGGAGAGGATCATTTCATGCTCAGACGTGGAATCTTTTTCTCTCACAGAGAGATGAACAGAATTTTAGATGATTATGAGAAAGGCAACAAGTTCTTCCTATACACAGGACGAGGTCCATCAGGCCACACCCACATTGGCCACCTGGTTCCATGGGTCTTTGCAAAATGGCTCCAAGAAAAATTTGATGTAAACATGTATTTTCAATTAACAGATGATGAGAAATTTTTCTCAAAACCAAATCTAACTTTGGAGGAGACAAAAAACTTTGCATATGAAAATGCTCTTGACTTTATTGCACTAGGTTTCAAACCAGAAAAAACAAAGATCATCATCAACACAAGAAACATCCAAACGCTTTATCCAATTGCAGCTCAAGTTGCAAAGAAGATCAATTTCTCAAATACTAAAGCAACATTTGGATTTACAAATGAAACCAACCTCGGAATGATATTTTACACATCACTCCAGTCTGCTCCATGTTTCATAGAAGACAAGCCAGTGCTGATTCCACTAGGAGTTGACCAAGACCCTCACTTTAGACTAACAAGAGACATTGCACCAAAGATTGGAAAAGAAAAACCTGCATTAATCCACAACATAATGATTCCTGCACTAGAAGGACCTGGAGGAAAGATGTCAGCATCTGATGAAAACGGTACAGTCTACACGACAGATGCGCCAAATGTTGTAAAGAAAAAGATCAACAAGTATGCATTTTCTGGAGGACAGCCAGACTTGGAACAACACAGAAAGCTTGGAGGAAATCCAGACATTGATGTGTCATACCAGTATCTCAGAATATTCTTTGAGCCAGATGACAACAAGCTAAAATCAATCTATGAAGATTACAAGTCTGGAAAATTACTTTCTGGAGAACTAAAGGCAATTCTAATTGAAAAGATGAACGAGTTCCTAGCAGTACATCAAGAGAATAGAGAAAAAGCTAAAGACAAGATAGACGAATTTCTTTTTGAAAACAAATGA
- a CDS encoding aconitate hydratase, translating to MNIDSTPELVSGVYAKLKENIAKFRNVTGRPLTLTEKILSGHLNQIDDTNFTGGKDYVFLKPDRVALQDVTGQMVMLQFMQAGLKQTALPTTVHCDHLIRAEVQGDVDMKVSLDENSEVFKFLQSAAAKYGCGFWKPGAGIIHQVVLENYAFPGGLMIGTDSHTPNAGGLGMIAIGVGGLDAAETMAGMPWELLYPKRIGVKLTGELNGWTAPKDIILKVADELTVSGGTNSIVEYFGPGTKSISCTGKATITNMGAEIGATCSVFPYDERMETYLKYTNRGDIAELANQNKESLVADPEVESNPEKFFDKVIEINLSTLEPHIVGPHTPDLARSISELSDDVKSKDYVDPISVALIGSCTNSSYEDMSRAASLAEQAKAKGIKAKIPLLVTPGSEQIRGTIERDGQMDSLKDIGATVLANACGPCIGQWNRPELDKDEQNTIVTTFNRNFPGRNDGHRSTLNFIGSPEMIIALSLGGRLSFNPLVDELTAADGTKFKLEPPKPAPEVPEEGFMRPEGIFVAPPENSDDVEVIIDPNSKRLQRLEPFPVWDGKDFEEVPIMVKAKGKCTTDHISPAGAWLSLRGHLDNLSDNMLLGAVNAYNDEVGKGKNVLNGELESFSQIARQYKEKQMRWVIIGDNNYGEGSSREHAAMTPRYLGCAAVITKSLARIHETNLKKQGLLALTFTNPDDYEKILEDDKISLVDLNNLQPGQQVKCIITHADGNKEEIMLNHSYNKSQIEWFKAGSALNVLRNK from the coding sequence GTGAACATTGACTCTACTCCCGAACTTGTTTCAGGTGTTTATGCTAAATTAAAAGAAAATATTGCAAAATTTCGAAACGTTACTGGTAGACCACTAACACTTACTGAAAAGATTCTATCAGGACATCTAAACCAAATTGATGATACTAACTTTACTGGTGGAAAAGATTACGTCTTTCTCAAACCAGACAGAGTTGCACTACAAGATGTAACTGGACAGATGGTAATGTTGCAGTTCATGCAAGCTGGACTAAAACAAACCGCACTGCCAACAACAGTTCACTGTGATCACTTGATTCGAGCTGAAGTTCAAGGTGATGTTGATATGAAAGTTTCACTTGATGAGAACAGCGAAGTCTTCAAGTTTTTGCAATCAGCTGCTGCCAAATATGGTTGTGGCTTTTGGAAGCCAGGTGCTGGTATCATTCACCAAGTAGTTCTTGAGAACTATGCATTTCCTGGTGGATTGATGATTGGAACAGATTCCCACACACCAAACGCAGGCGGTCTTGGAATGATTGCAATCGGTGTTGGTGGTCTTGATGCAGCAGAAACCATGGCTGGAATGCCTTGGGAGTTACTATATCCTAAAAGAATTGGCGTTAAACTAACAGGTGAGTTAAACGGATGGACTGCACCTAAAGATATCATTCTCAAAGTAGCTGATGAGCTTACAGTCTCAGGTGGAACCAACTCTATTGTGGAATACTTTGGTCCTGGAACAAAATCAATTAGCTGTACTGGTAAAGCCACCATTACTAACATGGGAGCTGAAATTGGTGCAACATGTTCTGTATTCCCATATGATGAGAGAATGGAGACTTATCTCAAATATACAAACAGGGGCGACATTGCAGAACTTGCAAACCAAAACAAGGAATCTTTGGTAGCTGATCCTGAAGTAGAATCAAATCCTGAAAAGTTCTTTGATAAAGTAATTGAAATTAATCTCTCAACTCTAGAGCCACACATTGTTGGACCACACACTCCAGACTTGGCACGCTCCATCTCTGAATTATCTGATGATGTAAAATCAAAAGATTATGTTGATCCAATCTCTGTTGCACTAATTGGCAGTTGTACAAACTCTTCATATGAAGACATGTCAAGAGCTGCAAGTTTAGCTGAGCAAGCAAAAGCAAAGGGCATCAAAGCAAAGATTCCACTACTGGTTACTCCGGGTTCAGAACAAATTCGTGGAACAATTGAACGCGATGGACAGATGGATTCACTCAAAGACATTGGTGCAACTGTTCTTGCAAATGCATGTGGTCCTTGCATTGGTCAGTGGAACAGACCTGAATTAGACAAGGATGAGCAAAACACTATAGTTACAACCTTTAATCGAAACTTCCCTGGAAGAAACGACGGACACAGAAGCACATTGAATTTCATTGGCAGTCCTGAAATGATTATTGCATTATCATTAGGTGGAAGATTATCATTCAATCCACTAGTTGATGAATTGACTGCAGCTGATGGAACAAAGTTCAAACTAGAGCCTCCAAAACCTGCTCCTGAAGTTCCTGAAGAAGGATTCATGAGACCTGAAGGAATCTTTGTTGCACCACCAGAAAACTCTGATGATGTTGAAGTAATCATTGATCCTAACAGTAAACGACTCCAAAGACTAGAACCATTCCCAGTATGGGATGGAAAAGACTTTGAAGAGGTTCCAATCATGGTCAAAGCTAAAGGCAAGTGTACAACTGATCATATCTCACCAGCTGGTGCATGGTTGTCTTTGCGTGGTCACTTGGATAATCTCAGTGACAACATGTTGCTTGGTGCAGTTAACGCATACAATGATGAGGTTGGAAAGGGCAAGAATGTTCTAAATGGTGAACTGGAATCATTTTCCCAGATTGCAAGACAGTACAAAGAAAAACAGATGCGTTGGGTAATCATCGGCGATAACAACTATGGTGAGGGAAGCAGCAGAGAACATGCTGCAATGACTCCAAGATATCTAGGGTGTGCTGCAGTAATTACAAAGAGTCTTGCAAGAATTCATGAGACTAATCTAAAGAAACAAGGATTGTTGGCATTGACATTTACAAATCCTGATGATTATGAGAAAATCTTGGAAGATGACAAGATCAGTCTAGTTGATTTGAATAATCTGCAACCTGGGCAACAGGTAAAGTGTATCATTACACATGCAGATGGAAACAAGGAAGAAATCATGTTGAATCACTCTTACAATAAATCACAAATCGAATGGTTCAAAGCTGGTTCTGCACTAAACGTTTTGAGAAATAAATAA
- a CDS encoding phenylalanine--tRNA ligase subunit alpha, with the protein MSQVFHDIEKKIITSLKDNPKQTPENLEKSTKLSPDQIRRGIEWLKLKELANVDESKSSIITLGKNGKESLEKGLPERRFLDLLKTKSKLSDLQKELGPVFGPAMGLARKNNWVDAAGDTITLKNPPDVLPGEKSLKQIGDSKLSADELDSDDLAGLLKRPDFVVEEVVKTKQISLTDSAKSINLDASSGGIDVEAKVPEVFVARTHPLKDTIDEIREIFVTLGFSEIYGNMTQSSFWNFDALFTPQDHPARELQDTFYLDGISAKKIATPDQIRKVSDSHKKNWRYQWDINEARKIVLRTHTTCVTIKHLAETKPDEARVFSLGRVFRNEKVSYKHLVEFNQIEGVVVGKDANLRNLMGIQREFYKRIGITKIKFWPTFFPYTEPSLQTMVYNERLGKWVELFGMGIFRPEVTKPLGITKPVLAWGGGIERIAMLKYGLDDVREFYNNNLSWLRSATKCQ; encoded by the coding sequence TTGTCACAGGTCTTCCATGATATTGAAAAAAAAATTATCACATCACTAAAAGACAACCCAAAGCAAACTCCTGAAAATCTTGAAAAATCTACAAAACTTTCCCCTGATCAAATCCGACGCGGAATTGAATGGCTCAAACTAAAAGAACTTGCAAATGTTGATGAATCAAAATCAAGTATCATTACTTTGGGCAAGAACGGAAAAGAGTCACTTGAGAAGGGATTACCTGAAAGAAGATTCTTGGATTTACTAAAGACCAAATCAAAATTATCTGATTTACAAAAGGAACTGGGTCCAGTGTTTGGGCCTGCCATGGGACTGGCAAGAAAAAACAACTGGGTAGATGCTGCAGGAGATACAATCACTCTAAAGAATCCTCCCGATGTTTTACCTGGAGAAAAGTCTCTCAAACAAATTGGAGACTCTAAACTATCAGCCGATGAACTAGATTCAGACGACTTGGCTGGATTGCTCAAACGTCCAGACTTTGTTGTAGAAGAAGTTGTAAAGACAAAACAAATCTCTCTAACTGATTCAGCAAAATCAATCAATCTTGATGCATCCTCTGGAGGCATTGATGTGGAGGCAAAGGTACCTGAAGTCTTTGTTGCAAGGACTCATCCACTAAAAGATACTATTGATGAAATTCGAGAAATCTTTGTCACTTTGGGATTTTCTGAAATTTATGGAAACATGACACAATCAAGCTTTTGGAACTTTGATGCATTATTTACTCCACAAGACCATCCTGCAAGAGAACTACAAGATACATTTTATCTTGATGGAATATCTGCAAAAAAGATTGCAACACCTGATCAAATACGCAAAGTTTCAGACTCTCACAAAAAAAATTGGAGATACCAATGGGACATTAACGAAGCACGAAAGATTGTATTGCGTACTCACACCACATGTGTTACAATCAAACATCTTGCTGAAACAAAACCTGATGAGGCTCGAGTATTCTCTTTGGGCCGTGTATTTAGAAATGAAAAAGTAAGCTACAAGCATCTTGTAGAGTTTAATCAAATTGAAGGTGTAGTTGTTGGAAAGGATGCTAACTTGAGAAACTTGATGGGAATTCAGCGAGAATTTTACAAGAGAATTGGAATTACAAAGATAAAGTTCTGGCCAACATTCTTCCCATACACTGAACCATCACTTCAAACTATGGTGTACAATGAAAGACTAGGAAAATGGGTTGAGCTATTTGGAATGGGAATATTCAGACCTGAAGTAACAAAGCCACTAGGAATCACAAAGCCTGTCTTGGCATGGGGTGGAGGAATTGAGAGAATTGCCATGCTAAAGTATGGTCTAGATGATGTTAGAGAATTTTACAACAATAATCTGAGTTGGTTGAGGAGTGCAACAAAATGCCAGTAG
- a CDS encoding phosphopantetheine adenylyltransferase → MSQFSLVAMGGTFDIIHRGHITLLSSAFEISDKVIIGLTSDEFAKKRGKTLSNNYEKRLANLTETIFKEFPKSSFQISKLDNDFGPAVLEPEVQALVVSDETSSQGDVLNDLRAKKNLSPVEVITVPMHLAKDGSRISTTRIKNSEIDSEGNLLSVDK, encoded by the coding sequence ATGTCTCAATTCTCTCTAGTTGCAATGGGTGGGACATTTGATATTATTCACAGAGGACACATTACATTGCTCTCAAGTGCATTTGAGATTTCAGATAAAGTAATCATTGGATTGACTAGTGACGAGTTTGCAAAAAAACGCGGAAAGACACTTTCAAACAACTATGAGAAACGCCTTGCAAATCTAACTGAGACAATCTTTAAGGAATTTCCAAAATCTTCATTTCAAATCAGTAAACTCGATAATGACTTTGGTCCTGCTGTCCTAGAACCAGAAGTACAAGCACTAGTTGTAAGTGATGAGACAAGCAGTCAGGGAGATGTGCTAAATGACTTGAGGGCAAAAAAGAATCTCTCCCCAGTAGAAGTCATAACAGTTCCAATGCATTTGGCAAAAGACGGTTCTCGAATATCTACTACTAGAATCAAAAACTCTGAAATTGATTCAGAGGGAAACTTGTTATCAGTTGACAAGTAG
- a CDS encoding thioredoxin family protein: protein MVLLESQVKLKTGDTAPDFDLLGIDDKKHALGDYKDYKGYLVIFMCNHCPYVKAKVDALNELYEKCGSDVAMIAINSNDSTDYPEDSFDAMKETAKEKGFKFDYLVDETQEIAKKYGAMCTPDPYLFDGQKQLVFHGRIDNAMKPDDTATEKTMINNIDKLVTGQKIEKDFDPSIGCSIKWKEN from the coding sequence ATGGTACTTTTAGAATCCCAAGTCAAACTAAAGACTGGAGATACAGCACCAGACTTTGATCTTTTAGGAATTGATGACAAGAAACATGCACTAGGCGACTACAAGGATTACAAGGGATATCTCGTAATCTTCATGTGCAATCACTGTCCTTACGTCAAAGCCAAGGTTGATGCACTAAACGAATTGTATGAAAAATGTGGCAGCGATGTTGCCATGATTGCAATTAACAGCAATGACTCTACTGATTATCCTGAAGACAGTTTTGATGCAATGAAAGAGACTGCAAAAGAGAAGGGATTCAAATTTGATTATCTAGTTGATGAGACACAAGAGATTGCCAAAAAGTATGGCGCAATGTGTACTCCAGACCCATACTTGTTTGATGGCCAAAAACAGCTAGTATTTCATGGAAGAATTGACAATGCCATGAAGCCTGATGATACTGCAACTGAGAAGACAATGATCAACAATATCGATAAACTAGTAACAGGTCAAAAAATCGAAAAAGACTTTGACCCATCTATTGGCTGTTCTATCAAGTGGAAAGAAAATTAG
- a CDS encoding CxxC-x17-CxxC domain-containing protein encodes MELYRSKYSDKKKSGGGRRRDDTRRSFRNSRNDRRDSRDDRYSGGRRESATVTCADCGDECQVPFVPRSNKPVYCDDCFRESRHENLGDDRYSRNDRRESYRDDRRESRRDDRFSRKRKESAFVTCADCGTECEIPFVPKTDRPVYCSDCFKQNKPQDNEYEKFSRDDRRESRRDDRRESRRDDRRESRRDDRYSRDRRESSRDNRRESGRDKPRKLRNDKLSKKRESFFSNGSDKFYATIKEKLFEILGGKACSSCGFKDERALGFSPISDDSSFDEIGRGGSASSWGKYISDPDLAREELKVLCLNCNEIRQPIAKPKEQSSRPKRKKSKFFPR; translated from the coding sequence ATGGAACTTTACAGATCAAAGTACTCTGATAAGAAAAAGTCTGGCGGAGGACGCAGAAGAGATGATACACGTCGCTCTTTTAGAAATTCCAGAAATGACAGACGAGACTCTAGAGATGACAGATACTCTGGAGGAAGAAGAGAATCTGCAACTGTAACTTGTGCTGATTGCGGAGATGAATGTCAAGTTCCATTTGTTCCAAGAAGTAACAAACCAGTTTACTGTGATGATTGTTTTAGAGAAAGCAGACACGAAAATTTGGGTGATGACAGATATTCTCGAAATGACAGAAGAGAATCTTATCGTGATGACAGAAGAGAGTCTCGCAGAGACGACAGATTCTCTAGAAAAAGAAAAGAATCTGCATTTGTAACTTGTGCTGATTGCGGAACTGAATGTGAGATTCCATTTGTTCCAAAAACTGACAGACCTGTTTACTGTAGTGATTGTTTCAAACAAAACAAACCTCAAGACAATGAATATGAGAAATTTTCCAGAGATGACAGAAGGGAATCTCGCAGAGATGACCGCAGAGAATCAAGACGAGATGACAGAAGAGAGTCTCGCCGTGATGACAGATACTCTAGAGACAGAAGAGAATCTAGCAGAGACAACAGAAGAGAATCAGGTAGAGATAAACCTCGAAAACTAAGAAATGATAAACTCTCCAAAAAACGAGAGAGCTTTTTCAGTAATGGTTCAGATAAATTCTATGCAACAATAAAAGAAAAATTATTTGAAATCTTGGGAGGTAAAGCATGTTCTAGTTGTGGATTCAAAGATGAAAGAGCCTTGGGATTTAGCCCCATTTCTGATGACTCTTCTTTTGATGAAATTGGACGTGGTGGTTCTGCTTCGTCTTGGGGAAAATACATCTCAGATCCTGACTTGGCAAGAGAAGAACTCAAGGTATTGTGCTTGAATTGCAATGAGATCAGACAACCAATTGCAAAACCAAAAGAACAAAGTTCAAGACCTAAACGCAAAAAAAGTAAGTTCTTCCCACGATGA
- a CDS encoding CBS domain-containing protein codes for MKHASDYKHAPRTMKLESTLADALKKILDEKKSRILVTENDKVTGIVTEKDLGIFLLTDDTERNLSDIPLSTIVQKIISVDEHTSMIECAEIMLTKSIGSLVITSNDEVVGIITKTDLVRYFTKMHPDEKLVGEYMSPYYAWQYSDTPLYKIVLKMIDEKISRIIIRNRKDVPVGIITFRDLFALALKQGNFEDVLDNTDPVISVIFPRKGFISESGFGASVNVEDIMSKDIVSVNYDDDLANTGNLLLEKNINGVGVLSQHGNIVGILSKTDIVKAIAFLK; via the coding sequence ATGAAACACGCATCAGACTATAAACACGCTCCAAGAACCATGAAACTTGAATCCACTCTGGCTGATGCACTAAAGAAGATCCTTGATGAGAAAAAGAGCAGAATTCTAGTCACTGAAAATGACAAAGTTACAGGAATTGTGACTGAAAAGGACTTGGGAATCTTTCTTCTTACTGATGATACTGAGAGAAACCTAAGTGATATTCCATTATCTACAATTGTTCAAAAAATAATTTCAGTTGATGAGCATACCAGCATGATTGAATGCGCTGAAATTATGCTTACAAAATCAATCGGTTCACTTGTAATCACATCTAATGACGAGGTTGTTGGAATCATTACAAAGACTGATCTAGTTAGATATTTTACAAAGATGCATCCAGACGAAAAACTGGTTGGAGAATACATGTCTCCATACTATGCATGGCAATATTCTGACACTCCATTATACAAAATCGTTCTAAAGATGATAGATGAAAAAATATCTCGAATCATCATTCGTAACCGTAAAGATGTTCCAGTAGGTATCATTACATTTCGAGACTTGTTTGCACTGGCACTAAAACAAGGAAACTTTGAGGATGTGCTTGATAATACAGATCCTGTAATCTCTGTAATCTTCCCAAGAAAGGGCTTCATCTCTGAATCTGGATTTGGTGCAAGTGTAAATGTTGAAGATATCATGAGCAAAGACATTGTTTCTGTAAACTATGATGATGATTTGGCAAATACGGGTAATCTTCTCTTAGAGAAAAATATCAACGGCGTAGGTGTCTTGTCTCAGCATGGAAACATTGTTGGAATCTTGAGCAAGACTGACATTGTAAAAGCAATTGCATTTTTGAAATAA
- a CDS encoding EVE domain-containing protein — protein sequence MANYWLAKQEPSGPRGYNFEQLKKDKTTVWDGVHNNLALKHMREMKPGDLVLFYHTGDERQAVGIMQVTSKPYSNPKEDVERFIVVDVKYKKALKRPVTLDEMKQNKKFKDWELIRISRLSVMPVPKPIWDEILKISQA from the coding sequence ATGGCAAACTATTGGTTGGCAAAACAAGAACCTAGTGGACCTAGAGGTTACAACTTTGAGCAACTAAAAAAAGACAAGACAACAGTTTGGGATGGAGTACACAACAATCTAGCACTCAAACACATGAGAGAGATGAAACCCGGAGATCTTGTGTTGTTTTACCATACTGGTGACGAAAGACAAGCAGTTGGAATTATGCAAGTTACATCAAAACCATATTCCAATCCAAAAGAAGACGTTGAGCGATTCATCGTAGTTGATGTAAAATACAAAAAAGCACTAAAACGTCCAGTAACTCTTGATGAAATGAAACAGAATAAAAAATTCAAAGACTGGGAACTAATTCGAATCTCAAGATTATCTGTAATGCCTGTTCCAAAACCAATCTGGGATGAAATTCTAAAGATTTCTCAAGCATGA